The following proteins are co-located in the Solea senegalensis isolate Sse05_10M linkage group LG12, IFAPA_SoseM_1, whole genome shotgun sequence genome:
- the hmgn7 gene encoding high mobility group nucleosomal binding domain 7 isoform X1, whose translation MPKRKGAEAGDKEEPQRRSARLSAQKPAPPKPEPKVKKAAKKEKAVNDKKEDKKTKKAKENAEAEANEENHSENGEAKTNEVEAAPEEAKEEAKSE comes from the exons ATGCCCAAGAGAAAG GGAGCAGAAGCAGGAGATAAGGAGGAG CCCCAGAGGAGATCAGCTCGGTTATCAGCG CAGAAACCGGCCCCACCTAAGCCGGAACCAAAGGTCAAGAAGGCAGCGAAG AAAGAAAAGGCTGTGAACGACAAGAAGGAGGACAAGAAGACCAAGAAGGCAAAGGAGAATGCCGAGGCAGAGGCAAACGAGGAAAACCACTCTGAGAACGGAGAGGCCAAGACCAACGAG GTGGAGGCAGCCCCCGAGGAGGCCAAGGAGGAGGCCAAGTCCGAGTAG
- the hmgn7 gene encoding high mobility group nucleosomal binding domain 7 isoform X2, with product MPKRKGAEAGDKEEPQRRSARLSAKPAPPKPEPKVKKAAKKEKAVNDKKEDKKTKKAKENAEAEANEENHSENGEAKTNEVEAAPEEAKEEAKSE from the exons ATGCCCAAGAGAAAG GGAGCAGAAGCAGGAGATAAGGAGGAG CCCCAGAGGAGATCAGCTCGGTTATCAGCG AAACCGGCCCCACCTAAGCCGGAACCAAAGGTCAAGAAGGCAGCGAAG AAAGAAAAGGCTGTGAACGACAAGAAGGAGGACAAGAAGACCAAGAAGGCAAAGGAGAATGCCGAGGCAGAGGCAAACGAGGAAAACCACTCTGAGAACGGAGAGGCCAAGACCAACGAG GTGGAGGCAGCCCCCGAGGAGGCCAAGGAGGAGGCCAAGTCCGAGTAG